CAGTCCTCGGCGCTGTGCGCGCACTTCTCCCAGTCCCGCGCCGAGCTCTACGAGATCGTGCTGGTGCGCGGCGTCACGACCTTCGCGCAGCTCATCGCAGAACACGGAGTCGCGGCGGCGGGATCAGAGGGCTGCGAGATCTGCAAGCCGGCCGTCGCCTCGATCCTCGCCTCGCTCTCCGGCCGCCTGTTCGGCCAGACGCACATCCTGACCGGCGAGCAGGCCGCACTCCAGGACACCAACGACCACTTCCTGGGCAACCTGCAGCGCAACGGCTCGTACTCGGTGGTCCCGCGCGTGCCCGGCGGCGAGATCACCCCGGAGAAGCTGATCGTGATCGGCGAGGTGGCGCGCGACTTCGGGCTCTACACGAAGATCACCGGCGGCCAGCGGATCGACCTGCTCGGCGCGCGGGTCGAGCAGCTCCCGGCGATCTGGCAGCGGCTGGTGGACGCCGGCTTCGAATCAGGGCACGCCTACGGCAAGGCCGTGCGCACGGTGAAATCCTGCGTCGGCTCGAGCTGGTGCCGCTACGGCGTCCAGGACTCGCTGCGGATGGCCATCGACTTGGAGCTGCGCTACCGCGGCCTGCGTTCCCCGCACAAGATCAAGGCCGCGGTCTCCGGCTGCGCCCGGGAGTGCGCCGAAGCGCAGGGCAAGGACATCGGCGTGATCGCCACGGAGAACGGCTGGAACCTCTACGTCGGGGGCAACGGCGGCTTCCGGCCCCGGCACGCCGACCTGTTCGCCAAGGACCTGACCGAGGACGAGCTGGTCCGGGCGATCGACAGGTTCCTGATGTTCTACATCCGCACGGCCGACCGGCTCGAGCGCACCGCGACCTGGATCGAGCGGATCGAGGGCGGGCTCGAGCACGTCAAGGCGGTCGTGCTGCAGGACAGCCTCGGCCTCGGCGCCGAGCTCGACGCGCTGATGGCGGCGCACGTGGCGAACTACACCGACGAGTGGCGGGCGGCGCTGGACGACCCGGACACGCTCAGCCGCTTCGTCTCCTTCGTGAACGCGCCGGGCGAGGCCGATCCCTCGATCGAGTTTACCGCCGAGCGCGAGCAGATCAAACCCTTGTTGACCATCGGACGAGCCGAGGACCTGGTGGGTGCGCGATGACGATCGAGATGGACACCGCCGAGATGGACACCGCAGTGGCGTTCGCCGCAGACACGCCGCCCGGCCCGGCCGCACGGGTGTGCCGGTACGAGGACCTGATCGCCGGGCGCGGGGTGGCCGTGCTACTGCCGGACATGACCCAGGCGGCCGTCTTCCGCACCTTCGACGGCCGGCTCTTCGGCGTCGGCAACCTCGACCCGGCCACCGGCGCGCACGTGATCTCGCGCGGTCTGACCGGCTCCCGCGACGGCGCGCCCACGGTGGCCTCGCCGATGCTCAAGCACGTCTACGACCTGGCCACCGGCCAGTGCGTGGACGGTCCGGCCGGGCGCGAGCCGTATGCCCTGGCCGTCTTCCCCGTGCGCTGCGACGAAGGCGTCGTGTACATCCACACCGCTCCCCCGATCGTCGCTGGAGGCAATTAGTGGCCACATTCCGCTCCTCGTCGCGCGCACCATTGACCGGCTGGCGCCCGGAAGACCCGAGATTCTGGTATGACGGCGGCGCCCGCGTCGCCCGGCGCAACCTGTTCCTCTCGATCCTGACCGAGCACGTGGGCTTCTCGGTCTGGTCTCTCTGGTCGGTGCTCGTGCTCTTCCTCGGCCCGGCCGACCATGTGGACGCGGCCGGGAAGTTCCTGCTCACCGCGGTGCCGACGCTGGTCGGCTCATGCCTGCGGGTGCCCTACAGCATCCTGGTGGTGCGCTTCGGCGGCCGCACCTGGACCGTCATCAGTGCGCTGCTTCTGTTGATCCCGTGCGGAGCGGCGGCGATCGCGGTCAAGCCGGGCGTGAGCTACGGGACGCTGGTGCTGCTGGCCG
This genomic window from Actinospica robiniae DSM 44927 contains:
- a CDS encoding nitrite reductase (NAD(P)H) small subunit; protein product: MTIEMDTAEMDTAVAFAADTPPGPAARVCRYEDLIAGRGVAVLLPDMTQAAVFRTFDGRLFGVGNLDPATGAHVISRGLTGSRDGAPTVASPMLKHVYDLATGQCVDGPAGREPYALAVFPVRCDEGVVYIHTAPPIVAGGN